One Helicoverpa zea isolate HzStark_Cry1AcR chromosome 11, ilHelZeax1.1, whole genome shotgun sequence genomic window carries:
- the LOC124634706 gene encoding acyl-CoA Delta-9 desaturase-like — MTAANMETKTPTRKAKDFKGFSKTENSREFHIPKVIGTDYSYKHTIVWKNAIGFLIMHLLALWGVILAFTGFFQWRTILWTIIMAYTATEGVTIGAHRYYTHKSFKATPFLRAVLLIAQTMAGQNSMFIWCRDHRLHHRYADTDGDPHNSKRGFFFCHIGWLMHKKHPYVIELGRRIDMSDLQADWMVMFQKKYYYYLYFIFAFLLPVAVPVYYFGEPLFEAILLCYFSRYILQLNGTWTVNSFAHLYGTRPYDQTLQPVESWFVSMISLGEGWHNYHHAFPWDYKAAELTMHFNQSASIIRFFEKIGLAYDLKTASPEVVDNRIIRIGDGSHYRLGDEETRKAVTAWGPLHPLNPTYTTTLQPPSAVLKPEGLPLFHEKDVLNLNVTKENSRRG; from the exons ATGACTGCAGCAAATATGGAGACCAAAACTCCTACCAGGAAAGCCAAAGACTTTAAAGGCTTCAGTAAGACTGAAAACTCAAGGGAGTTTCATATACCTAAAGTAATAGGAACAGATTACTCGTACAAACATACAATTGTTTGGAAAAATGCCATCGGTTTTCTGATAATGCATCTTCTTGCACTTTGGGGTGTTATCCTTGCCTTTACAGGCTTTTTTCAATGGCGGACTATACTATGGA CTATTATTATGGCTTATACAGCTACGGAAGGAGTCACAATTGGAGCACACCGTTATTACACTCATAAATCTTTTAAAGCAACTCCATTTCTAAGGGCTGTATTACTTATTGCACAGACCATGGCTGGACAG AATTCGATGTTCATATGGTGTCGTGATCACCGACTGCATCACCGCTACGCGGATACTGACGGAGACCCGCACAACTCCAAGCGCGGCTTCTTCTTCTGTCATATTGGCTGGCTCATGCACAAGAAACATCCCTACGTCATCGAGCTCGGCAGAAGAATCGACATGAGTGATTTACAGGCCGACTGGATGGTCATGTTTcagaaaaa ataCTATTATTACCTCTACTTTATATTTGCCTTTTTATTGCCTGTGGCGGTTCCAGTGTATTACTTCGGGGAACCCCTATTTGAAGCGATATTACTCTGTTATTTTTCTCGATACATTTTACAACTGAATGGAACCTGGACTGTTAACAGTTTCGCTCACCTGTATGGGACAAGGCCTTACGACCA aaCTTTGCAGCCTGTCGAATCGTGGTTTGTATCGATGATAAGTCTAGGGGAAGGATGGCACAACTACCACCACGCTTTCCCCTGGGACTATAAAGCCGCCGAACTGACGATGCATTTCAACCAGTCGGCGAGTATCATACGGTTTTTTGAAAAGATCGGCTTAGCATACGATTTGAAAACTGCATCACCTGAAGTG GTGGACAACAGAATCATAAGAATAGGTGACGGCAGTCACTACAGGCTGGGTGACGAAGAGACACGCAAGGCGGTGACGGCATGGGGGCCGCTACACCCGCTCAACCCCACTTACACCACCACGCTTCAGCCGCCGAGCGCCGTGCTCAAACCTGAGGGACTGCCGCTCTTCCATGAGAAAGACGTTCTTAACCTTAATGTCACAAAAGAAAACTCTAGACGTGGTTAA